GAACAACTGATGAAAAGGGACACATTGGCAGGACTCGTAGACCGTAGTAATACACACGAGCAAGCAGCATGTATGaccaaagaaaggaaaagaaaagaatggatCGCAAACACTGTCCACCACATGTGCTCATGTGCGTACAAAAACACGTACATGGCACCGAAACGGCGATCACGTGTCACAGTAAATGACTCTGCGttgaggcaaaaaaaaaaaagaggaaacaaaagtacattaagaaaaaaaacaacttacaaatacaaatagtGAACCAGAACGGTCAATACCCCCGTTCATGTTCAATTGTTAATGTAGTAGGGAAGTTGTGTTTGAATCTTCAAGGGCACCGAAAACAGTATGGAACCCCACCATCTAAATTTCTGTAATTACAAATGGTGAGCGCTTGTGCTGCGTGTCGTTTCCCATTTCTTCGCCTTCTCTGCCAGTGGTGCACTTGGGCTGCGTGTCGTAGGTGGCACCGGACGCAAGTAGCCATCTTCCTCTAAGCGATTAATGACCTGAGAACGCCTATCTGAGTGAGCATGATCTGTTATAAAGATTTTCCTGCCATGTTTTACGCTACTACTACGAGCCACAGGTGAGTTTGCGACGCTTTTCTTAAACTCATTTGTGGGACGGGGAGTTTTCGCCGCCGGGGGTTCCTCTTTTTCGCTTTTCGCAACGACGGCCGAGGGCGCCGTCCCAGGGTCCTTCGCAGgtacattattattacagcGGCACGGCGCAAAACACTTACAAGGCCGGCAACGGCAGACAGCATGGCAACAGCATTGCAACACTACTTGAGGGTGCTGGTTGGGTTCTGACCCTTTTTTAATAAAGGAAGTCGACCGGCTTACCTGAGCTGGCCGTGCATCCGTAGCCTTGGACTTCTTCGGCGGTTGTGTGTTCTCAGGAACGTTGTCCTCATTATTAGTTACACGGGGTGCTGCCGCGCGCCTTTCCTTGTGCGCGGCtacacatttcccttccGCACGCGGAGCCACATGCGCTACTGTATTTCTCGCCAGAGAATGTTGCCTCATTTGACCAGTCCCACAGTGTGGTACAGGAGTATAGTAATAAGCCGGCGTTTCCTTTCGGGGGCGCGCCACAACCCGGGAAGTGCGTCTGTCTTCCACGGGGCCCACTAGTTGCCGATAACCGCGACCTCCCAGCTCCCGCCGTCGTTCTTCAACTTCGCGCCGAAGCTCTTGTCTCCGTCGCTGTTGCTCAGCCATAGCAGCTTGTTGGTGTATTGTCCCGCGAGCGTGGCGCATAAGGTGTGTCATATTGGATTTGTAATGCCCCCGTGATTCGCCGTGAGTACCCACCACCTTCCCACCGAGTGCTTGAAGAAGGTTTTCCCGATCCGCCCGCACTGCGAGATATCGCTGCCTCTTCTCATGATGTTCATACTCCCTCAGCTGCTCCCTTTCAGGCACGCAAAACGCACAGAGCCGCGACCCGTGAGCCACTGGGAGAACACCAACCCCTCCTCCAGAGTATGGCCGCCCCTGGTGGTGTTGGTATGGCACATTATCACGCGAGCATCCAAAACAACAGTGGCAGCAACTGTGATCGGAAGCTGTCGCAGGGCAAACGTCGTGAGCCACTTCACAGCAACAAGGAACACGGTAGAGTGGGCCATTGTGACAAGGTGGAATCACATTACCGGCCACTCGAGTGGCAGCTCCAGCAATATAACCGGCGGGGCAGCCCGTCTGGCACGGCCTATCCTGGCTAGTTTGTGCGGCGTGGTCACGACAAATAGTGTCCGCGCTCatttgtgtatatatatagatatatactGGCTCTGTGGAACCTACTTTTTcgctctcctttccctcaaTAACTTCCACCACGTGAGCAATGCACACGCACCCCACCCTCTCTCTCCTctatttttctctcctcgCTCCAAACTCGTTCACTACTTTCAAATGTTGTTTCTACtctaaaatatatatattcagcctttgtctcctttttttttttcagatccttttttgcccttttccctcctcgcGCCACGGTGAGCCCTTCGACAGCGTTACCACCGCCACGAGTCACGAACGGCAGACACAATGCGTACGAAGGACAAATGTTTTGCCAAACAATGCCGATGGTAACGAAGGGTCGGCGAACTGATCGTACCGCTATCCCACCAGTAAATGATAAAAAAGGACCAAAGACTGGAcccgaaaggaaaagaaacaaaataaataacaagaaagagggggggaaaaaacagatGAAATATGCGAAGTAATTacaggaagggggaaagaaaaaagctcAAGGAGCGTGCGCTGTAGAGGGAGGAAGCGGCAAATCGACTTCTACCTTGAAGAAACAGAATGAAGACAGAGGGTAACGGATTTGGCACAGAGTAGCCAAgcacgaaaggaaaaaaaagatatgaggAAACCGCCCATGTTGCAGCGAAGTGCAGCCAAAATGCACAGCGCGTAAAGGAAACGCGAACCCATGACCCACACCACCTGCGTGCATTACCCAGCCTTCATCCATATTCAGTTACTTCCCTTCTGAAGTTCCACCgttattcttatttttcgCAGCACCTTCTTTTCTACTTTCCTCCGTGGCGGCCTCCTTCGCCTTGTGCTGTTCGTTTCCTAACTTTTCCTTTAGTGACCGCTCCCGCCGCGCTCTCACTTCCTGTATTTCGCGAGCTATGCGCCGTCGGTTAGCAATAACGTCGTAGAGAGTGCAGACACATCGCCCAATGGCGGCGATGAACATTGCAATCGCCTGATCATTTGCATGCCGCACCATGTCAGTTGATGTCTTCAAGTGATAAATGTGCGGCTGCAGGCTGATAACTTCCTGCAAGACACTCAAAACATCCTCTGAGATGGGCATGGTACCCTCTGCAACGTCATTAAGATACTCCTCAATTGACTGCAGAACACGACCGAGGTGGTCAAGTGAAAGCTCACGCTCCTGGACCTGGgcggaaagtgttgtgatgGTGGAATCGGTAAGGTCCCGCAAGAGATGTTCAATACCGATTTCCTCCGCCTCTTCCGCGCCGAGATGTGTGGGGATGTTGCGAAACTCCAACGATCGCGCCCCGTCTCGGCCATGCACCGTCGTATAAGCCAGCACGGGCACACCTTTGTTGTTAGGATCTGTATTCACAATGCAGTACACCGGATTCAGCGAGAAGCGATCTGCAATAAGGAGGTGCAAGAGCATGTCATTCGGCTGCACCGCGCACGAGGGACCTGCAGAATACCACCCAACAATCCGCACCTTGGGGTGTACGCGACGAAACATTAGGAACATTTCCTCTGCATAGTTTGTATCGAGAAACCAGACATCAGGATTCTGAGGGTCCTCATCAAACGGAACAGCGAAACTGTT
The genomic region above belongs to Trypanosoma brucei brucei TREU927 chromosome 10, whole genome shotgun sequence and contains:
- a CDS encoding proteasome regulatory non-ATPase subunit 8 (identical to GB:AAL72631.1: proteasome regulatory non-ATP-ase subunit 8 {Trypanosoma brucei}; similar to 26S proteasome non-ATPase regulatory subunit 7 (26S proteasomeregulatory subunit S12) (Proteasome subunit p40) (Mov34 protein). (Swiss-Prot:) — its product is MANDDPKEPQPAVLNPEVDQQDTSVNGDDGDAERDGGKDVPVFTPAGARVEVHPLVLLSLVDHYARVNAKVSQKRRVAGLLLGRHLSHPGGIQVLDINNSFAVPFDEDPQNPDVWFLDTNYAEEMFLMFRRVHPKVRIVGWYSAGPSCAVQPNDMLLHLLIADRFSLNPVYCIVNTDPNNKGVPVLAYTTVHGRDGARSLEFRNIPTHLGAEEAEEIGIEHLLRDLTDSTITTLSAQVQERELSLDHLGRVLQSIEEYLNDVAEGTMPISEDVLSVLQEVISLQPHIYHLKTSTDMVRHANDQAIAMFIAAIGRCVCTLYDVIANRRRIAREIQEVRARRERSLKEKLGNEQHKAKEAATEESRKEGAAKNKNNGGTSEGK